In the Lysobacter stagni genome, CTCAAGGCCTTCCATGTCCACGATGGCCAGGGCCTGGCGCTGCTGCGCAAGGTCGGCATCACGGTGGCCTTCGTCACGGCGCGCAGCGGCGCCGTCGCGCAGCGGCGCGCCGCGGACCTGGGCATCGAGGAAGTCCACATCGGCGTGCGCGACAAGCTCGCCTGCGTGCGCGACATCGCCACGCGACTGGGCCTGACCATGGAACAGGTGTCCTTCATGGGCGACGACCTGGCGGACCTGCGCGTCATGTTGCAGGCCGGATTCGCGGTCGCGCCGTCCGACGCGCACCGCTGGGTCGGCGAACGGGTGCACTGGCGCACCGCGTCGCGCGCGGGCCATGGGGCAGCGCGCGAGTTCTGCGACCTGTTGCTGGCGGCCCAGGGCCATGCCGAACGGCTGCTGGCCGAGGTGACGCGCGTCGAGGGCGAGCGCGTGGAGGGCAACGCATGAACTGGCGCAGCATGAACTGGCGCGCGATGGTGACCGTGCTGCTGCTGATCGGCGCGCTGCTCAGCGGCTGGCTGCTGTGGTCGCAACGGGACCGGGGCGGCCGCGGCGTGACCGCTGCCCAGCGCCCGGATTACGTGTTGCACGATTTCCGCCTCGTCGTGCTCGACGAGAACGGACGCGAGTCCTTCACGCTGAGCGCCCCGAAGCTGGCGCGCGACCCCAACGTGGAAACGTTCGACATCGCCACGCCGCTGTTCCAGATCCCTCCCCGCTCCGGCAGCAACGCATCGGCGTGGGAAGTGCGCTCGCAGACCGGCTGGGTCAGCGCCAAGGGAGAGGAACTGCGCCTGCGCGGCCAGGTCCATGCCGACAGCACCAATGCCGACGGCAAGCCCATCCGCATCGCGACCGAAGAGCTGAACGTGTTCCCCGACGATCGCCGGGCCACCTCGACGGTGGCCGTAACGGTCACCCACCCGGGCCTTATACTGAACGGCCGCGGGCTCGAGGCCGACCTCAACGCCAAGCGAATCACCCTATTGAACGACGTCAAGGCCCGATATGAACGTACCCCTTAGCCTCGTGCTGCTGCTGGCCCTCGTGCCTGCGACCGCACTGGCTCGGACGTCGGACCGCAACAAGCCGATGGACATCGACGCCGGCCGTAGCGACTACTCCATGGACGACAGTCGCCCGACCACGCTCAGCGGCGGCGTGGTGATCACCCAGGGCACGCTGGAAATCCGCGCCAACCAGGCCGTCATCTATTCGGCCAACGGCGACCCCGTCCGCGTGGTCCTCACCGGCAATCCCGTGACGCTGCGCCAGGAACTGGACGACGGCAGGCAGATGGACGCCGTCGCCAACAAGGTCGACTACGACCTCAAGACCGAGATCGTGGTCTTCACCGGCGCGGTCAACATCCGCCAGCCCACCGGCTCCATCGCCGGCGAACGCGTGGTCTACAACATGAAGACCGGCCAGGTGCAGGGCGGTGGCCAGGATGCGGGCCGCGTGAAGATCCGCATCCTGCCCAAGAATGCGCAGGGGGGCGGCTGATGCTCGTCGCCCAGGGCCTGCGCAAGGCGTACCGTTCGCGCGAGGTGGTGAAGGACTTCGGGCTGAGCCTCGATGCTGGCGAAGTCGTCGGCCTGCTCGGCCCCAACGGCGCCGGCAAGACCACATGCTTCTACATGATCGTCGGCCTGGTGCCCGCCGATGCGGGCCAGATCGTGCTCGATGGCAAGGACATCACGTCCGAGCCCATGTACGCGCGGGCCAAGTACGGTGTG is a window encoding:
- a CDS encoding KdsC family phosphatase is translated as MPYSHLNDYPADVRERAARIRLACFDVDGTLTDGRLYFDGEGNELKAFHVHDGQGLALLRKVGITVAFVTARSGAVAQRRAADLGIEEVHIGVRDKLACVRDIATRLGLTMEQVSFMGDDLADLRVMLQAGFAVAPSDAHRWVGERVHWRTASRAGHGAAREFCDLLLAAQGHAERLLAEVTRVEGERVEGNA
- the lptC gene encoding LPS export ABC transporter periplasmic protein LptC, whose product is MNWRSMNWRAMVTVLLLIGALLSGWLLWSQRDRGGRGVTAAQRPDYVLHDFRLVVLDENGRESFTLSAPKLARDPNVETFDIATPLFQIPPRSGSNASAWEVRSQTGWVSAKGEELRLRGQVHADSTNADGKPIRIATEELNVFPDDRRATSTVAVTVTHPGLILNGRGLEADLNAKRITLLNDVKARYERTP
- the lptA gene encoding lipopolysaccharide transport periplasmic protein LptA, with amino-acid sequence MNVPLSLVLLLALVPATALARTSDRNKPMDIDAGRSDYSMDDSRPTTLSGGVVITQGTLEIRANQAVIYSANGDPVRVVLTGNPVTLRQELDDGRQMDAVANKVDYDLKTEIVVFTGAVNIRQPTGSIAGERVVYNMKTGQVQGGGQDAGRVKIRILPKNAQGGG